In Fusobacterium canifelinum, a genomic segment contains:
- a CDS encoding Nif3-like dinuclear metal center hexameric protein has protein sequence MKARDVINILEKKFPKINAEEWDNVGLLVGDYDKEVKKIQFSLDATLESIENAISKKVDMLITHHPIIFKAIKDITEQNVLGKKIRDLIKNDINVYSIHTNLDSSIEGLNDYVLKKIGISEYKILDFDEEKNCGIGRIFKLNEEKNLKNFIEELKLKLKILNLRVISNDLNKKIKKVALINGSAMSYWRKAKKEKVDLFITGDIGYHDALDALENGLNVIDFGHYESECFFYEILIEELKDNNLEFLVFNREPVFKFY, from the coding sequence ATGAAAGCTAGAGATGTTATAAATATTTTAGAAAAGAAGTTCCCTAAAATAAATGCAGAAGAATGGGATAATGTTGGTCTTCTAGTAGGAGATTATGATAAGGAAGTAAAAAAAATTCAATTCTCATTAGATGCAACATTAGAAAGTATAGAAAATGCTATCTCTAAAAAAGTAGATATGTTAATTACTCATCATCCTATTATCTTTAAAGCTATTAAAGATATAACTGAACAAAATGTTTTAGGAAAAAAAATTAGAGATTTAATAAAAAATGATATTAATGTTTATTCAATACATACAAATTTAGATTCAAGTATTGAGGGATTAAATGATTATGTTTTAAAAAAAATAGGAATTTCAGAATATAAGATATTGGATTTTGATGAAGAAAAAAATTGTGGTATAGGAAGAATTTTTAAATTAAATGAAGAAAAAAATTTAAAAAATTTTATAGAAGAACTTAAACTAAAATTAAAAATTTTAAATCTAAGAGTTATAAGTAATGATTTAAATAAGAAAATTAAGAAAGTAGCTCTTATAAATGGTTCTGCTATGAGTTATTGGAGAAAAGCTAAAAAGGAAAAGGTTGATTTATTTATAACAGGAGATATTGGCTATCATGATGCTCTTGATGCACTAGAAAATGGTTTAAATGTAATTGACTTTGGGCACTATGAAAGTGAATGCTTTTTCTATGAAATTTTGATAGAAGAATTAAAAGATAACAACTTAGAATTTTTAGTTTTTAATAGAGAACCAGTATTTAAGTTTTATTAA
- a CDS encoding peptide ABC transporter substrate-binding protein codes for MKFFKFLSIFILTCLLFACGKDKTEESEKVEQIFYTVMPKQEYKLNPQSYSRNERALLTQLFEGLTELKTEGVRLISVLSIEHSDDYKEWTFILRDDLKWSDGEKITANTYLDSWLNSLENSKSDEIYRMFVIKGAEDFYNKKIDKSSVGLRVQDNKLIVSLNNPIKNFDEWVSNPIFYPIRKENVNLSLDKKIVNGAFKVSSFDDDEIILERNENYWDNINTKLKEIKISLVEDGIMAYEMFPRNEIDYFGEPFYSMPFDRLNQVNTLPEKLVFPTTRYWYISIPNENKEKFFDKIEIRKLIYVVSDPEFMGKVILENDSPTIFSHPHPSSDELNKAKEEFEKIKENSNFNFSETPYIAYFENNNLLEKKLLLSTVKEWIGQFKIPIRVTSNSDSGITFKIEKYLVGTNNMNDLYYYINYKYGTNIKSDEEFFNTLPVIPLLQEYDTVLSHSNVRGINANSSGDIYLKYINMQ; via the coding sequence ATGAAATTTTTTAAATTCTTATCAATTTTTATATTAACTTGCCTATTATTTGCTTGTGGAAAAGATAAAACTGAAGAAAGTGAAAAAGTGGAGCAAATCTTCTATACAGTTATGCCTAAACAAGAATATAAATTAAATCCTCAATCTTATTCTAGAAATGAGAGAGCACTACTAACTCAACTTTTTGAAGGATTAACTGAACTTAAAACAGAAGGAGTTAGACTTATAAGTGTACTTAGTATAGAACATTCTGATGACTATAAAGAATGGACTTTTATTTTAAGAGATGATTTAAAATGGTCTGATGGCGAAAAAATAACTGCTAATACTTATTTAGATAGCTGGTTAAATAGCTTAGAAAATTCAAAATCTGATGAAATTTACAGAATGTTTGTAATAAAAGGAGCTGAAGATTTTTATAATAAAAAGATTGATAAAAGTTCTGTTGGACTTAGAGTTCAAGATAATAAACTTATAGTTAGTTTGAATAACCCTATTAAAAATTTTGATGAATGGGTAAGCAATCCAATTTTTTATCCTATTAGAAAAGAAAATGTAAATTTAAGTTTAGATAAAAAAATTGTTAATGGAGCTTTTAAAGTTTCTAGTTTTGATGATGATGAAATTATTTTAGAGAGAAACGAAAACTATTGGGATAACATTAATACTAAATTAAAAGAAATTAAAATTTCACTTGTAGAAGATGGAATAATGGCTTATGAAATGTTTCCTCGTAATGAAATAGACTATTTTGGTGAACCTTTTTATTCTATGCCTTTTGATAGATTAAATCAAGTAAATACTCTACCTGAAAAATTAGTATTTCCTACAACTAGATATTGGTATATTTCTATACCAAATGAAAATAAAGAGAAATTCTTTGATAAGATAGAAATTAGAAAACTTATATATGTTGTAAGTGATCCAGAATTTATGGGAAAAGTAATTTTAGAAAATGATTCTCCTACTATTTTTTCTCATCCTCACCCAAGTTCTGATGAATTAAATAAAGCTAAAGAAGAATTTGAAAAAATAAAAGAAAATTCTAATTTCAATTTTTCAGAAACTCCTTATATTGCTTATTTTGAAAACAATAATTTATTAGAGAAAAAATTACTTTTATCAACTGTAAAAGAATGGATAGGACAATTTAAGATTCCTATAAGAGTTACTTCTAATTCTGATTCAGGAATAACTTTTAAAATAGAAAAATATCTAGTAGGAACAAATAATATGAATGATTTATATTATTATATCAATTATAAGTATGGTACTAATATAAAGTCTGATGAAGAGTTTTTTAATACTTTACCTGTTATTCCACTTTTACAAGAATATGATACTGTTTTATCTCACTCAAATGTAAGAGGAATTAATGCAAACTCAAGTGGAGATATTTATTTAAAATATATAAATATGCAATAA
- a CDS encoding MotA/TolQ/ExbB proton channel family protein, with translation MLHYLEVGGPILWVLVIISIGAFAVVLERIVFFAVNEKNVGSNFKDEILSLVANKKLDEAIALCDTKKSCVASAVKKFLQKAPKGIDVQDYEFILKEVTNQEILPYERRLNLLASVISISPMLGLLGTVTGMIRAFTNISKYGAGDAAIVADGIAEALLTTAAGLMIAIPVIVVYNYLNRRLEKMENEIDDVVTNIINIFRR, from the coding sequence ATGTTACATTATTTAGAAGTTGGAGGACCTATACTATGGGTGCTAGTTATTATTTCCATAGGAGCTTTTGCTGTTGTATTAGAAAGAATTGTATTTTTTGCTGTGAATGAAAAAAATGTGGGAAGTAATTTCAAAGATGAAATACTTTCATTAGTAGCTAATAAAAAATTAGATGAGGCTATTGCTTTATGTGATACTAAAAAAAGTTGTGTTGCCTCAGCTGTTAAAAAGTTTTTACAAAAAGCTCCAAAGGGAATAGATGTTCAAGATTATGAATTTATTTTAAAGGAAGTAACTAATCAAGAAATATTACCTTATGAAAGAAGATTAAATCTTTTAGCAAGTGTTATAAGTATTTCTCCAATGTTAGGATTGTTAGGAACAGTTACAGGTATGATTAGAGCATTCACTAATATTTCAAAATATGGTGCTGGAGATGCAGCCATTGTTGCAGATGGTATTGCTGAAGCTTTATTGACAACAGCAGCTGGACTTATGATAGCTATTCCAGTTATAGTTGTTTATAACTATTTAAATAGAAGATTAGAAAAAATGGAAAATGAAATAGATGATGTGGTAACAAATATAATTAATATATTTAGGAGATAA
- a CDS encoding ExbD/TolR family protein: MSKYKKKRESAKLDLTPLIDVVFLLIIFFMVTTTFNNFGSVQIDLPSSTIQQTDKNKSIEIIIDKDGNYHISEDGKITQVEFSDLDVYLKSAKEATVSADKNLKYQTIMDVITKIKENGVDNLGLTFYE, translated from the coding sequence ATGAGCAAATATAAGAAGAAAAGAGAGTCAGCTAAATTAGATTTAACACCACTTATAGATGTTGTTTTTCTTTTAATTATATTTTTTATGGTAACTACAACATTTAATAACTTTGGTTCAGTTCAAATTGATTTACCTAGCTCTACTATTCAACAAACTGATAAAAATAAAAGTATAGAAATTATAATTGATAAAGATGGAAATTATCATATTTCTGAAGATGGAAAGATTACCCAAGTAGAATTTTCAGATTTAGATGTTTATCTAAAATCTGCAAAAGAAGCCACTGTTTCTGCTGATAAAAATTTAAAATATCAAACGATTATGGATGTTATAACTAAAATAAAAGAAAATGGTGTGGATAATTTGGGCTTAACTTTCTATGAATAG
- a CDS encoding energy transducer TonB, whose translation MKKYILISLVLHLIILFGFGLIQTNQMVEDEPKNKVVPIAFVAKQTSENPGAKVLDTEEREKQSPEPPKPKVEKKPEEKKPVEKKVEKKIEKEPEKKKIESNVPSKDAKPVEKQPESTTSENTQSIETASKAESTSSETSSSTGGSTKGTGSGDEGFGSNFISDGDGSYIALSSKGINYEIINEVEPDYPSQAESIGYSKQVKVTVKFLVGLKGNVEKAEITKSHKDLGFDAEVMKAIKKWKFKPIYYNGKNIKVYFIKTFVFDPQ comes from the coding sequence ATGAAAAAGTATATTTTAATATCTCTTGTACTTCACTTAATAATATTATTTGGTTTTGGGCTTATCCAAACAAATCAAATGGTAGAAGATGAACCAAAGAATAAAGTTGTTCCTATAGCCTTTGTAGCTAAACAAACTTCTGAGAATCCAGGAGCTAAAGTTTTAGATACAGAGGAAAGAGAAAAACAAAGCCCTGAACCTCCAAAACCAAAAGTTGAAAAGAAGCCTGAAGAAAAAAAACCAGTGGAAAAGAAAGTGGAGAAGAAAATAGAAAAGGAACCTGAAAAGAAAAAAATAGAAAGTAATGTTCCTAGTAAAGATGCTAAACCAGTTGAGAAACAACCAGAATCAACTACTTCTGAAAATACTCAATCTATAGAAACAGCTAGTAAGGCAGAAAGCACTTCAAGCGAAACTTCTTCTAGTACTGGAGGAAGCACAAAAGGTACAGGAAGTGGAGATGAAGGTTTTGGCTCAAACTTTATTTCTGATGGAGATGGAAGCTATATAGCACTTTCATCAAAGGGAATAAATTATGAAATAATAAATGAGGTAGAACCTGATTATCCTTCACAAGCTGAATCAATAGGATATTCAAAACAAGTAAAAGTAACAGTTAAATTTTTAGTAGGCTTAAAGGGAAATGTTGAAAAAGCTGAGATAACTAAATCACATAAGGACTTAGGTTTTGATGCAGAGGTAATGAAAGCTATAAAAAAGTGGAAATTTAAACCTATATATTATAATGGAAAAAATATAAAAGTTTATTTTATTAAAACCTTTGTATTTGATCCTCAATAA
- a CDS encoding DUF1858 domain-containing protein: MVTGDMNIMEAVEKYPVIVEVLQRNGLGCVGCMIASGETLAEGIEAHGLDVKAILDEINSLIKE, translated from the coding sequence ATGGTTACAGGAGATATGAATATAATGGAAGCGGTTGAAAAATACCCAGTAATAGTTGAAGTTTTACAAAGAAATGGTTTAGGTTGTGTAGGATGCATGATAGCTTCTGGTGAAACATTAGCAGAAGGAATTGAAGCTCATGGATTAGATGTTAAGGCTATTCTTGATGAAATTAACTCTCTAATAAAAGAATAA
- a CDS encoding phosphatidate cytidylyltransferase, with translation MLLLMLVVDILALIILFFIRNKISDKKFTNIKQRIFTWFIIIILFYLGSRDRIYMLVLFGLISILSFKEFLQFAYIEYDTKLKISSFIINLAFYIGVYFKNFYVLLLLFVLICLRFYKRAFIIFTFFITSYLIGSISYIDDLNFIINYLILIELNDVFQYISGNIFGKRKITPNISPNKTVEGLIGGIILTTLTAALLKYFTNIDFQVKFIPYICLIGFLGDIFISSLKRRVNLKDSGNLLLGHGGILDRVDSLIFTAPLILLIFKL, from the coding sequence GTGTTACTTCTTATGTTAGTTGTAGACATTTTAGCTTTAATTATTTTATTTTTCATAAGAAATAAGATTTCAGATAAAAAATTTACTAATATAAAACAAAGGATATTTACTTGGTTTATTATAATTATATTATTCTATTTAGGAAGTAGAGATAGAATTTATATGCTTGTACTTTTTGGACTTATCTCTATTTTATCTTTTAAAGAATTTTTACAGTTTGCCTATATTGAGTATGACACCAAATTAAAAATATCTAGTTTTATTATAAATTTAGCTTTTTATATAGGAGTTTATTTTAAAAATTTTTATGTGTTATTACTTTTATTTGTTCTTATCTGTTTAAGATTCTATAAAAGAGCTTTTATAATCTTTACCTTTTTTATAACAAGTTATTTAATAGGCAGTATAAGCTATATAGATGATTTAAACTTTATAATAAATTATTTAATTTTAATAGAATTAAATGATGTGTTCCAATATATAAGTGGAAATATTTTTGGTAAAAGAAAAATTACACCTAACATCAGTCCAAATAAAACAGTTGAAGGACTTATCGGCGGAATAATACTTACCACTTTAACTGCAGCTCTATTAAAATATTTCACTAATATAGATTTTCAAGTAAAATTTATACCTTATATTTGCCTAATAGGCTTTCTTGGAGATATTTTTATATCTTCTTTAAAAAGAAGAGTTAATTTAAAGGATTCAGGAAATTTACTTTTAGGACATGGAGGAATATTAGATAGAGTTGATAGTTTAATTTTTACAGCACCTTTAATATTGTTAATTTTTAAATTATAA
- a CDS encoding CDP-alcohol phosphatidyltransferase family protein, with translation MDISIYKLKTKFQNLLMPICKKLVNLKVTPNQITVTTVLLNIIFAGIIYKFNNYNFLYLTVPIFLFLRMALNALDGMIANKFNQKTKIGIFYNEAGDVVSDTVFFYVFLRVIGVNEIYSLLFIFLSALSEYIGVVAVMVDNKRHYEGPMGKSDRAFLISLLAIVYFFVGNQYFDYILILSIILLIFTIYNRVKSSLRGE, from the coding sequence GTGGATATTTCTATATATAAATTAAAAACAAAGTTTCAAAATTTGCTTATGCCTATTTGTAAAAAATTAGTAAATTTAAAAGTTACTCCCAATCAAATAACAGTAACAACTGTTTTATTAAATATAATTTTTGCTGGGATAATCTATAAATTTAATAACTATAATTTTTTATATTTAACAGTACCTATATTTCTATTTTTAAGAATGGCATTAAATGCCTTAGATGGTATGATAGCTAATAAATTTAATCAAAAAACCAAAATAGGAATTTTTTATAATGAAGCAGGAGATGTTGTATCAGATACTGTTTTCTTCTATGTATTTCTAAGAGTTATTGGAGTAAATGAAATTTATAGTCTTCTTTTTATATTCTTATCAGCTTTGTCAGAATATATAGGAGTGGTTGCAGTAATGGTAGATAACAAAAGACATTATGAAGGACCTATGGGAAAAAGCGATAGAGCTTTCTTAATAAGTTTACTTGCTATTGTTTATTTTTTTGTAGGAAATCAATATTTTGACTATATTTTAATTTTATCTATAATTTTATTAATTTTTACAATATATAATAGAGTAAAATCTTCTTTAAGGGGTGAATAA
- a CDS encoding bifunctional alpha/beta hydrolase/class I SAM-dependent methyltransferase — MENFYFDTFDGNKIFYRTWNFEKNKKTLIIIHRGHEHSERLNELAQDEKFLKYNIFAYDLRGHGYTEVKSSSNAMDYVRDLASFVNHIKNEYQIKEEDIFIVANSIGGVILSAYVHDFAPNIAGMALLAPAFEIKLYIPFARELVILLTKINKNAKVMSYVKAKVLTHDVEEQNKYNSDKLINKEINAKLLIDLADMGKRLVEDSMAIELPTIIFSAEKDYVVKNSAQKKFFLNLSSKKREFVELENFYHGIIFEKERQKVYKMLDDFIQDVFKNQNTELDVSPREFSRKEYERIALEEYPLSEKIFYSIQKFSMKTFGFLSKGMSLGLKYGFDSGISLDYIYKNQANGKLLLGKFIDRFYLNQIGWTGVRERKKNLLALIEEKINNLGEENVKILDVAGGTGNYLFDIKEKYPKVQILINEFKKSNIEVGEEVIKKNNWENISFVNYDCFDKETYKKINYRPNIVIISGVFELFEDNNMLENTISGVTEILDKNGAVIYTGQPWHPQLKQIALVLNSHKGDDKSWLMRRRSEKELDSLFENYNLKKEKMLIDNDGIFTVSLSELR, encoded by the coding sequence ATGGAAAATTTTTATTTTGATACTTTTGATGGAAATAAAATTTTTTATAGAACATGGAATTTTGAAAAAAATAAAAAAACTTTAATTATCATTCATAGAGGACATGAACATTCAGAGAGATTAAATGAATTAGCACAAGATGAAAAATTTTTAAAATATAATATTTTTGCCTATGATTTAAGAGGACATGGTTACACAGAAGTTAAATCTTCTTCTAATGCCATGGATTATGTTAGAGATTTAGCTTCTTTTGTAAATCATATAAAAAATGAATATCAAATAAAAGAAGAAGATATTTTTATTGTTGCAAATAGTATAGGTGGAGTTATACTTTCTGCTTATGTTCATGATTTTGCACCAAATATAGCAGGTATGGCTTTACTTGCACCTGCCTTTGAAATAAAGCTTTATATTCCTTTTGCTAGAGAGCTTGTTATATTGCTTACTAAAATAAATAAAAATGCTAAGGTTATGAGTTATGTAAAAGCAAAGGTTTTAACTCATGATGTTGAAGAACAAAATAAATATAATTCTGATAAACTTATCAATAAAGAAATCAATGCCAAATTATTAATTGATTTAGCTGATATGGGAAAAAGATTAGTTGAAGATTCAATGGCAATAGAATTACCTACAATAATTTTTTCTGCTGAAAAAGATTATGTTGTAAAAAATTCTGCACAAAAAAAATTCTTTTTAAATTTATCTTCCAAAAAGAGAGAATTTGTAGAACTTGAAAATTTTTATCATGGAATAATCTTTGAAAAAGAAAGACAAAAAGTATATAAAATGTTAGATGATTTTATACAAGATGTTTTCAAAAATCAAAATACTGAGCTTGATGTTTCTCCTAGAGAATTTTCAAGAAAGGAGTATGAGAGGATAGCCTTAGAAGAATATCCACTAAGTGAAAAAATATTTTATTCTATACAAAAATTTTCAATGAAAACTTTTGGTTTTCTAAGTAAAGGTATGAGTTTAGGTTTAAAATATGGTTTTGACTCTGGAATTTCCCTTGACTATATTTATAAAAATCAAGCTAATGGAAAATTATTACTAGGAAAGTTTATAGATAGATTTTATCTTAATCAAATTGGCTGGACAGGTGTAAGAGAAAGAAAAAAGAACTTACTTGCTTTAATTGAAGAAAAAATAAATAATTTAGGTGAAGAAAATGTTAAAATTTTAGATGTTGCTGGTGGAACTGGAAATTATTTATTCGACATTAAAGAGAAATATCCAAAGGTACAAATTTTAATAAATGAGTTTAAAAAATCAAATATTGAAGTTGGAGAAGAAGTTATTAAAAAAAATAATTGGGAAAATATATCTTTTGTAAATTATGATTGTTTTGACAAGGAAACTTATAAAAAAATAAATTACAGACCTAATATAGTTATAATTTCAGGAGTCTTTGAACTTTTTGAAGACAACAATATGCTTGAAAATACTATATCAGGAGTAACAGAAATCTTGGATAAAAATGGTGCTGTTATTTACACAGGTCAACCTTGGCACCCTCAATTAAAACAAATAGCTTTAGTTCTTAATAGCCATAAAGGAGATGATAAATCCTGGCTTATGAGAAGAAGAAGCGAAAAAGAGTTAGATAGTTTATTTGAAAATTATAATTTAAAGAAAGAAAAAATGCTAATTGATAATGATGGAATTTTCACAGTTTCATTGTCAGAATTGAGGTAG
- a CDS encoding cupin domain-containing protein, which yields MVKIEVAKAIDFNQLINSKEAEVVSMRILNQSNSYISLFSLAKNEEITAEAMLGNRYYYCFNGNGEVAIEDNKTLIKNGDFLEVLAHNNYSIKSSDTLKLIEIGEKIGDEAMENQTLKMLEAASAFNLADCVEYKEGQIVSKNLVAKSNLVITIMSFWKGEALDPHKAPGDALVTVLDGEGKYIVDGKPFIVKKGESAVLPANIPHAVEAIENFKMMLTLVK from the coding sequence ATGGTAAAAATAGAAGTTGCAAAAGCTATTGATTTTAATCAACTTATAAATTCAAAAGAAGCTGAAGTTGTAAGTATGAGAATTTTAAATCAATCAAATAGTTATATTTCTTTATTTTCATTGGCTAAAAATGAAGAAATTACAGCTGAGGCCATGTTAGGAAATAGATATTATTATTGTTTTAATGGTAATGGAGAAGTTGCTATTGAAGATAATAAAACACTTATTAAAAATGGTGATTTTTTAGAAGTTTTAGCACATAATAATTATTCTATAAAATCATCTGATACTTTAAAACTTATTGAAATTGGAGAAAAAATAGGAGATGAAGCTATGGAAAATCAAACTTTAAAAATGTTAGAAGCTGCAAGTGCTTTTAATCTTGCAGATTGTGTAGAATATAAAGAAGGACAAATTGTAAGTAAAAACTTAGTGGCAAAGTCTAATTTAGTTATAACTATTATGTCATTTTGGAAAGGTGAAGCATTAGATCCACACAAAGCACCTGGCGATGCACTTGTTACTGTTCTTGATGGAGAAGGAAAATACATTGTTGACGGAAAACCTTTTATTGTTAAAAAAGGAGAAAGTGCTGTTTTACCTGCTAATATTCCTCATGCTGTTGAAGCAATAGAAAATTTTAAAATGATGTTAACACTTGTAAAATAA
- a CDS encoding single-stranded DNA-binding protein, with protein sequence MNLVVLNGRLTRDPELKFGQSGKAYSRFSIAVDRPFQSSSDKNSQTADFINCVAFGKTAEFIGEYFRKGRKILLNGKLQMSQYESEGKKVTTYVVVVDSVEFGEAKANSGATDTSSYGNKSTNNAMDTPVFDDSSSDDIGAPAEIDDEFPF encoded by the coding sequence ATGAATTTAGTTGTTTTAAATGGAAGACTTACAAGAGATCCTGAATTAAAATTTGGACAAAGTGGAAAGGCATATTCAAGATTTTCAATAGCAGTTGATAGACCTTTTCAATCTAGTTCTGATAAAAATTCTCAAACAGCTGACTTTATAAACTGTGTTGCTTTTGGAAAAACAGCTGAGTTTATTGGAGAATATTTTAGAAAAGGAAGAAAGATTTTACTAAATGGAAAATTACAAATGAGTCAATATGAATCAGAAGGGAAAAAAGTAACTACTTATGTTGTTGTTGTTGATTCAGTTGAATTTGGAGAAGCTAAAGCAAATAGTGGAGCAACAGATACTTCATCTTATGGAAATAAATCAACAAACAATGCAATGGACACACCAGTTTTTGATGATAGCTCATCTGATGATATTGGAGCACCTGCTGAAATTGATGATGAATTTCCATTTTAG
- a CDS encoding cob(I)yrinic acid a,c-diamide adenosyltransferase, with translation MEDKKYVNITKVYTKRGDKGETDLLGGSSARKDSLKVESYGCVDEASSFIGVARYYCKNKLIKERLKGIQNKLLVLGGFLASDAKGKEIMKDQIKEDDIKLLEEYIDEYNKKLPPLTHFILPGEDEVAAHFHVARTVVRRAERRIVSLTSQEPDLNPLIQKYVNRLSDLMFVLARYSEEVENKKWKSSNLNI, from the coding sequence ATGGAAGATAAAAAATATGTTAATATAACAAAAGTGTATACAAAAAGAGGAGATAAAGGAGAAACTGATTTACTAGGTGGAAGCTCGGCTAGAAAAGATAGTTTAAAAGTTGAATCTTATGGTTGTGTTGATGAGGCTTCTTCTTTTATTGGAGTTGCAAGATATTATTGTAAAAATAAACTTATAAAAGAAAGATTAAAAGGAATACAAAATAAGTTATTAGTGCTTGGTGGTTTTTTAGCTAGTGATGCAAAAGGTAAAGAAATCATGAAGGATCAAATTAAAGAGGATGATATCAAGTTATTGGAAGAATATATTGATGAGTATAATAAAAAATTACCTCCATTGACACATTTCATTTTACCTGGTGAGGATGAAGTAGCTGCTCATTTTCATGTAGCAAGAACAGTTGTAAGAAGAGCAGAAAGAAGAATAGTATCTCTTACATCTCAAGAACCTGATTTAAATCCACTTATTCAAAAGTATGTAAATAGATTATCTGACTTGATGTTTGTTTTAGCAAGGTATTCAGAAGAAGTTGAAAACAAAAAATGGAAGTCTTCAAATTTAAATATCTAA